The following nucleotide sequence is from Halorussus caseinilyticus.
CAATTTCCTGCTGGCGGTCGGCGCGATGCTCCGCGAGGTGGAGCGAGGTGTTGGTGTCGTGGCCGGTGCCGAGCATGAGGATGGTGCCGTCGCGGTCGTAGACCGCCGCGAGCGGCGACTCCTCGCCGAGTCCGTCGTCGTAACTGTGGTCGGCGACGATTTCCTCGGCGTCCGCGCCCCACGCCGCGAACGAGTAGGCCGGGTGGCGACTCCGAATCGCGTCGGGATACGTCCGGAAGCACTCCGGAATCGCGCCGACGCTCCGCGTCGGCGTCACTTCGGGCCGGTAGGCCGGGCGCTCGGACCGAATCACGTCCTCCCAGTCGTCGGGGACCGGCGGGTTCTCCCACCGGGAGGGGTCGGTGTACTGGGCCGAGTGGGTCGGCATCACCAGTGTTCCCTCCGTCGTGACCGCCTCCATCAGCGCGTCCACGACCGCGGGTTGCCCGGCCGTGACCCACCCGAGCGACGACAGCGACGAGTGGACCAGCAGGGTGTCGCCGGGTTCGACGCCGAGGTCGGCGAGGTCGCTCTCGATTCGGTCGGGCGTTACCGGGTGGTCGGTGCGCTCTATGCGTTCTTCCATGTTAGGGTGGTCGCTCCAGCGAGAACCGGTCGGCCGTCGTCGCGTAGAGACTCCCCGACAGACGGCCCACCGCGTCCAATTTCTCCACGTCCAACTTCCCGTCGGTGGTCACCTCGTCGGCGACGTGGACCCACTCGACTTCGCCGAGGACCATCGTGGACCCACCCACGTCTACCATCTCGGAGAGCGAACACTCGAAGGCGACGGGCGACTCGGCCACCCTCGGGGGCGTGACCGTGCGCGAGTCCGCCCGCGTGAGGTCCGCGCGGTCGAACTCGCTCTCGCCCGCGGGGAGGGTTGCGGCGGTTTCGTTCATCGCTTCGGCGACGGACTCGGTGACGACGTTGACGACGAACTCCCCGGTGGCACGGACGTTCCGGGGGGTATCTTTCAGGCCCTCGGGCGACCCGTCGTCGTCCACGGGCGCGAACATCACCGTCGGCGGGTCGATAGCGACGACGTTGAAAAAGCTGTAGGGCGCGAGGTTGTCCACGCCGTCGGGGTCGGTGGTCGAGACCCACGCGATGGGCCGGGGGACGACCGCACCCGCGAGCGTTCGGTAGAGCGAGGGCACCTCGTCGGGGTCGATTTCCATACCGTCGGAAGGTGGTACGCCGGGGAAGGGCTTGCGGTCGCGGCGAGCGACGGAACGAGGGCGACTCGTCGGTCAGTCGTCGGCCGCCACCGCGCAGTTGTTCGGGCCGAGTTCCATCTCGAAGGCCGTCTCGTCGTCCAGCGACTCCCGGCCGAGGTTTACCGGGATGATGTCCTCGTAGTTGGCGGGTCGCGGCGGGAGCGAGTCCAGCACCCGGTCCACGAACGCCGACTTCTCGTCGGGGATGCGGAGTCGGTCGCGCACGGCGGCGATTCCGGCGGTGTACGTGTCGTTCTCGTCGGGGTTCGGCGCGCTCTCGGGCGTCCGGTGGCCGGGCGCGACCAGCGTCTCGTCGGGGAGCGCGAGCAGTCGGTCTCGGAGGGTGTCGTAGAGGGTGCCCGCGAGGTCGCGGGCACCCTCGTCGCCGCGTTCGAGGTCCGGGCGGCCGAAACTGTCGGTGAACAGCGCGTCGCCGGAGAACAGCACGTCGCCGAGGCGGAGCGCGGTCAGTTCGGTGGTGTGGCCGGGCGCGGCGAGGGCGGTCAGCGCGACTTCGCCCATGCGAATCTCGTCGCCGTCTCCGAGCAGGGTCGCGTCGTAGGCGAGACCGCGGTCGGCCGCGCCCGCGGGCAGGACTGCGCGCGCGCCCGCCTCGCTGGCGAGTCGCCGGACGCCCGAGAGGTGGTCGGCGTGAACGTGGGTGTCGATGGCGACGGTCAGGTCTACACCGCGGGCCTCTGCGTCGGCGACGTAGCGGTCGGCGAACGCCCGCAAGGGGTCTACGACCGCGGCCTCGTCGCCGGAGACGACCAGATACGAGAGGCACCCGCTGGCGGGCCGGTCGTACTGGAGGACGGTGGTATCGTCGGGCGCGCCGGGGACCTCGCGCGGGACGTAGACCCGCGCCCACCCTTCCATCCCCTCGGCGAGGTTCCGGGCGTCGATTCCCTGCTCGCGGAGGTCGGCGGCGACGGTGGCACTGACCTCCCCGCGGGGGCACACCGCCACGACGGGTTCGCCGAGACCGAGGTCCGCGACGAACGCCGAGAGGTCGCCGCGGGCCTTCGCCGCCATGAACTCGGCGTAGGTGATTTGGGTTGCTTCGACGCTCTCGCCGGTGATGCGCCACGCCTCGAACTCGTCGCGGTTGCGCACGTCGAGCAGGGTCACGCGCTCGCCGCGCCGGATTCGGTCGTGGAGGTCCTCGGCCGAGACGGACGGTGCGTCTGGGGTTTCCGCGCTCTCGTCGGACATGCGCGGGGGTACGGCGCGAGGGAAGAAAACGATGTGGCAGGCCGACGAGGGACGACTCCCCTTGCCGTTTCGCCTCTCCACCCCGGCGCGTGCGGGCACGACCCTCGTGGTCGCGCCCATCCGCACGAGGTCGTCCGGAGCGAAGCGACGGACTGCTCGTCGGAACTCGCTTCCGACGGTGTCGTCGGCGCTGTGCGCCGACTGCTCGGCAGACGCGGATTGTCTGCCGGTGGACGAGCGAGTACCCGAAGGGTACGAGTGAGCGAGTCGGTTGGGGAGGGTGTGGTCCGCGGTGGCGGTGCGGTGGCGGTCTTCATCGGTGTCGGCGATACTGCTGTTCGCGGTGGCAGTTGCGGTGCGGCGGCGGTTGCGGTGCGGTTGCGGTCTGAGTGGCTCAAGCCTGAAGCTACCACTCCGAAACCCCGTTCACGGTCACGATGAACGGCGGTCCGACCGACCGCGACATCGTTCCGGACGTTCCACGCCGGCAATCACGAGATTGTCTAAAGAATGGAAGATATTTTTCTAACATATTCAAATACTTCTAAGAGCAACAAAAAGAAGGGTAGAAGGGACGCGAAACGCTTCCGCAAACCTTCAAGCGCGATGACGCCGTAGACTCCCGACATGAATCCCGCGACCTTCTCCGACGACGTAGAGGACGCGAAGGCGACCCAACTCGACCGCCTCGGGTCTCAGCAGGCGCTCGTCGCCCTGACCGACGCCGAACTCGACGCCGAGACGGTCCTGCGCGCCGCCGCCCGAAGCGAACACACCGCCCGCGAGACGTTCGACGGGTGGGCCGAGAGCGCGGACGACGCCGACGCCGAAGACGCGTTCGCGGCCCTCGCCGAACAGGAGGGCGACCACTACGAGCGAGTCGTGGCGGAGTTGGACGGCGGGTTCGACCCCGACGACGCGGTGGACTCGGTACACGCCCACCTGCGAAATCTCGACTCGACCGTCGAGCGCGCGGCCGGACTCGTCGGTCGCTCGCTGGCGAGCGACCGGACCCAGTTGCAGGTCGTGAACTTCTTCGTCAACGAGGCCGACGAGCGCCGGGCCGACCTCTTCCGGGACCTGCGCGCGGACACGCAGGAAGCCGTCTCGGTCGGGACGGACCTGCTCGGGTCCCACTGCGAGGGCGAGGACGACTGGGAGCGCGCCCGCGAGACCGCCGAGGGAGTCGTCCGAATCGCGTACGACGACTACGCCGAGACGCTGGAGGGGATGGGTCTCGACCCGCGACCCATCTGCTGACCGGCGTTCCGAGGGTTGCCGGTCGGGTCCGCGCGCCGGTCGGCGCGCGGACCCGACTGGTGCGCTGACCAGTGCTCGGAACCCATCGGCTCGCTCACCGGGACGCCCGCTCGCCTTCCGAGGCGTCCTGTCACGGAACGCGACACTCCCGGTTATGTAGGTCGGCGTCGTGGTCCCGGTCGGTGGGGCAAATGAACGATACGGATTACGACACCGACGTACTCGTCTCGGCCGACTGGGTGGAAGACCGACTCGAACAGTTCCGGAGCGACGACCCCGAGTACCGACTCGTGGAGGTCAACAGTCCCGAGTCGCCGGACACCGACTTCCCCTCGCGCTACGACGAGGGCCACGCTCCCGGCGCAATCGGGATGCAGTGGGACGAGGACCTCTCGGACCAGCAGGAACGCGACATCCTCAAGAAGGAGGACTTCGAGCGAGTCGTCGGCGAGGCGGGAATATCGGACGACTCAACCGTCGTCTTCTACGGCGACGGGTGGATTCCCAACTGGTTCGCACTGTTCGCCTACTGGGAGTTCAAGTACTACGGCCACGAGGACGCCCGCGTCCTGAACGGCGGGAAGGACTACTGGGTCAACGAGGGCTATCCGACGACCGACGAAGTGCCCGACTTCCCGGCGCAGGAGTACCGCGCCCGCGGACCCTTCGAGAGCATCCGGGCGTACAAGGACGACGTGGACAAGGCGATGGACAGCGGTCTGCCGATGGTAGACGTGCGCTCGCCCGAAGAGTTCTCGGGCGAGGTCATCGCGCCCGAGGGTATGCGCGAGACGGCCCAACGCGGCGGTCACATCCCCGGCGCGTCGAACGTCCCGGTCAAGCAGGTCCTGAACGACGACGGGACGTTCAAGTCGCCAGACGAACTCCGGAGACTGTACGCCGACCACGGCGTGGACGGTGAGGAGTCGGTCATCACCTACTGTCGCGTCGGCGAACGGTCTTCCATCGAGTGGTTCGCGCTACACGAACTTCTCGGGTTCGAGGACGTGCGCAACTACGACGGGTCGTGGACCGAGTGGGGGAATCTGGTCCGCGCGCCCATCGAACGCGGCGACGGGGACTAGTCGCCGACCTCGGTCTTTCGAGAGTTGCACCAGACTACCTTTCACCGGGCGGTGGTAAGGGCCGGTATGGACCGACGCGAATTTCTTCGAACTGCGACCGCGGTCGGACTCGCGGGCGGGGTAGCGGGGTGTACGGGCGTCCTCGACTCGAACTCGAACGTTGCGCTGGGCGAACCCGACAGGGAGGTGGACGGCGAGAAACTGCCGTACCCGACGTGGGGCCAGAAGGTCCCGGACGTGACGCTCCCGGCACCGCTGGAGGACCGGACGGTCGAACTCCGGAGCGTCGGCAAACCGAGCGTCCTGACGTTCTTCTACAGTCACTGTAAGACGGTGTGTCCGGTGCTGGTCTCGACCGTGCGGAACGTCCAGACCGACTCGCTGAACGAGAGGTACGCCGACGACGTGGCGTTCTTCCCGACGACGTTCGACCCGGCGCGCGACGACGCCGACCGCTTGGAGGCGTACTCCGAGAAAATGAACGTGGACGCCGACGCCGGAAACTGGCACTTCCTCCGACCGGAGTCGAAAGACCGCGCGAAGGCCGTCGTCCAAGACGAGTTCGGGGTCGCCTTCGAGCGAACCGACCCCGAGGACATGGACATGTACATGTTCACCCACAGCGCGCTCACCTTCCTCGTGAACGCCGACGGCTACGTCGAACGCGCCTATCGGTCGAAGTCGCCGAAAGCGAAGCAGATAATTTCGGACCTCGAAACAGTTCGAACATGAACAGACGCACCCTGCTAGTCGCGCTCGGGGGTCTCGGTCTGACCGGCGCGAGCGCGTGGCTTCTGGGAAACGACCTCGGGTCGTCGGCGGACCTGCCCCTCCGCGTCGAGACGATGGACGCGCAGGGGTCCGAGGCGGGCGAGGTCCGTCTCCCCGTCGAGAACACCGTGACGGTCCTCGACCTCTTTGCGACGTGGTGTAGCCCCTGCAAGAAGCAGATGGACGCGCTCGATGCCGTCCACCGTGATTTCGGCGACGAGGTGGCGATGGTCTCGGTCACGAACGAACGCGTCGGCGGGTCGCTCTCGAAGGCCGACATCCGCGACTGGTGGCGCACCCACGACGGCGGGTGGACGGTCGGTCTCGACCCCGACAGCGAAATCGCGTCGGCGCTCGGCGCGCACGGCATCCCCTACGTCGTCGTCTTCGACGCCGACGGCGAGGTGCGCTGGCAGGACGGTGGTCTCACCGACGAGGGCGTCCTCCGGAAACAGATAGCCGACGCACTCGCCGAGCGATGACGACTTCCGAGTTCGCGGGCGCGGTGGCGTTCGCGGCGAGTACGGGCGTGACGACGTTCTTCGCGCCCTGCGCGTTCCCACTTTTGCCGGGATACGTCGGCTACTACGTCAGCGAGAACGACGACTCGTCGGGCGTAGTCCCCGCGGCGGCGGCCGCATCGGGCGCGCTGGTCGCGCTGGGAGCGATTGCCGCCCTCGCGTTCGCGCTCGGCCAGACAGTCACCTCGGTCCTGCCGCTTTTCGAACCCATCGTCGGGGTGGGTCTCGTGGCGTTCGGCGCGCTGACCCTGACGGGTCGCGCGCCCGACCTGCGGGTGGCGCTCCCCGAGCGTCCGGATTCGGTCGCCGGGTTCGGGGTCTTCGGCGCGGTATACGCGCTCGCGGCCGCCGGGTGCGTCGCGCCGCTGTTCCTCGGCGTGGTGACGCAGGCGCTCGCGTTCTCGCCCGCCCGCGGTCTCGCAGTTCTGGGCGCGTACTCGGGTGCGGTCGCGGCCCCGCTGGTGGGCGTGACGCTCCTGACGAGCGCGGGCGTCGAGACGTGGCGCGACCTCGGTCGGTACTCGGGGACGCTGGAGCGAGCGGCCGCCGTCGTGATGATACTCGCGGGACTCGGCCAACTCTACCTCTCGGTCGTGGTCCTCGAAGTTCTCCCGTGATAGACGGGCAGTCAGACTAAGTTGCCAGACGGCGTGTCTTCGACAGAGACCATGGGGGACCAAGACCAGCGTCAGGCGGCGCGACTCGTGGACCGCGTTATCGAGGAAGTCGCCGCGTGGCCCCACGTCGAGACCAACGAACACCGGTTCGAGGGCCGAGAGTTCACTCTCGGCCCGCGCGAGGTGGGCCACGTCCACCGATGGGGTATCGTGGACGTGCCGTTCACCAAGCGCCTGCGCGAGACCCTCGTCGAGGAGGACAGGACGAAAGAACACCACGTCGTCCCGGAGTCGGGGTGGACGACACACTACATCGAAGGCGACGAGGACGTGGAACGGGCTATCTGGTTGCTCCGATTGTCCTACCTCTACCACGTGAACAATCTCAAGAAGACGCCGAAGGGCGCGGAGATGTTCGAAGAGATAGACGTAGCCGAGGAATTGGAGGAGTTGGGCGTGAGCGACGAGGTTCGGGCGGCGTTCGAGCGGCGAGGGGTGATGGCAAACTTATAATATAAACTCATCTTCGACCGGAAAAGGTAGTAATTTAATTCTGGAGTTCAAACTAGAAATGTGAAAAAGAAAACAGCAATCAATATATCAATTGGCGCTATTTCATCATTATTATTGGTTGATTTTCCGGGAGGTGCTTTAATAGGGGGTAGTCTCGCTGGCTATCTGCAGAGGGGAAGTAGAAAAAAGAATATAATAGTTGGTCTTTTAACTGGTTTGGTGGCCATACTATTGCTGTGGATAATTACAATCAGTAATGAACTTCTCCAAGGAGAAATTAGATATTGGTGGGCACTGGTACAACCATTGATTACGGCGTCTTTGTATGCAATCGTTATTTCACCTCTTGGCGGTGCCATTGGTGGATACGTGCGGGAGGAAACCTCCGAATAGAGCCACGATGCACAATTAGCAACTATATATAAGTATAGATTATTTACATAAGATATAAAACTTTAAGTAGTTTATATGAATTTGTCATCTCGTGTCTAGTGAAAAAGACATATTTGGAAGACGAAAAGCTCTCAAAATAGCAGGTTCTGGACTTTCTCTGGCTACTGTCGGGTCAGCTAGCGCCAACGCTTCTTCAGGACGAGAACTGAGCGACATTCTCGAAAAAGCACGGCGTATTCGAGAGAGAACGGGAAGTCAAGAACAGTTCATTGCGTATCTTGAAAACCACGGTGTTTCAATTAATACGTCAAAAAACGAGTTTAAGAAGCCAGCTCGACCTTCCGACGGTACATCCGAAAATGTCACCACGCAGAAAGTAGAAGACGCAGACATGACCGGCTACTTGACAGTCGGTGGGAATCTCACCGAGACGTTCGCAGATTATAAAGTAGAAATAAAAGACGGATACGGAACTGGTGAAGATAATCACGACGTAATTGGTATTTCTTGGGTACCTGATGATTACGACTTACAGGAGAACGGTACTCGAACACAAGACGCCACCAACGCGTATCTCAAGGATTCCAGCTTCGATGGTGCGCTATGGGGATTCGACGATTTCAACGCGTGCGGGTGGGGATGTGACCTCTCCTTCTCGGTAGCCACCGACATGGACAAAACGACAACAGAGACACCGAGAAAGATAGAAGCTACTTATCAAACGGTGTGGAACGAATCAACTAGTGTTGTCGGATTCTCCGTTGATTCCAGTGGTTCCATGTCTCTCAGTGTCTCAGGCGGTGGCGGGCAAACATACGTCGAGCAAATAGACAGACAGGTAGTTAAAGAAAGCCAGTCAACCGAACTATAGGGCCATACATCCCACCTCTGATTTGATTGATTTTGCCATATAATTAAACGAGATAGAAAAACCAATTTATATACTAAATGTAGAATCTGCTTCTCCTACGATGCCGTTTCTGAATCCTTAAACGCGCCCAACCGTTTGTACCGAACATGACCGACGAGGAAGTCACCGAGCAGGTGCGGGAGGACGCCGAGGAGCAAGCAGAAGATGCCGAGGCCGAAACCGAGACCGAGGACCACCTCGGACCGACCAGCACGAAACTCGTCGCGGAGGTGGCCACGCAGGACGCCAACCTCGCCACCGAACTCGAAGGCCACCTCGCGCAACTCGAAGCCGACAGAGAAGAGGCCCGAGAGCGCGCCGACGAACTCGAATCCAAACTCAAGCGCAAGCAGGCCGACTTCCAGAACTACAAGAAGCGCGCCAAGAAGCGCCAAGAGCAGATGAAAGACCGGGCCACCGAGGACCTCGTGGAGAACCTGCTGGACGTGCGCGACAACCTCGTGCGCGCCGTCGAGGACGACCACGAGAACGTCGAGAGCCTCAAAGAGGGCGTCGAGATGACCCTGAAGGAACTAGACCGGGTGTTCGAAGGCGAGAACGTCGAGGCGATAGACCCCGACCCCGGCACCGAGACCGACCCGCAACGCCACGAGGTGATGATGCAGGTCGAGAGCGACCAACCGGAAGGGACGGTCGCGGATGTCTATCAGCCGGGCTACGAGATGGGCGAGAAGGTCCTGCGGGCCGCGCAGGTGACGGTCAGCGACGGCGAGTAGGTCGGTTTCGTTTTCGGGACCTAGAGAGCGACTGCCGGGAACCGTGGTTCGGTCGGCCGAGCGCTTCCCGGTGGAAAGCACACCGGGCGAAGCGACCACCTCGGAACGCGGCTACCGATGCGGAGTTGACAGTCAGACGAGAAGTGGAATTGCGGTCGGATATATAAGTATGCCATCTATCGGCACAGTGGTTTTCCGAAACCGCAAGCAGGCGTCGGGATGTTTGTGGAGGCACGAACGGCGAGACTAGCAAGGCTTAAACGGCAGAACGCGCAAGGTATCGAACAAGATGGCGAGCAACAAGATTCTGGGCATCGACCTCGGCACCACGAACAGCGCGTTCGCGGTCATGGAGGGCGGCGACCCGGAGATAATCGTCAACAGCGAGGGCGAGCGAACCACGCCCTCGGTCGTCGCCTTCGACGACGGCGAGCGTCTCGTCGGGAAACCCGCCAAGAATCAGGCGGTCCAGAACCCCGAGCGTACGATTCAGTCCATCAAGCGTCACATGGGCGAGGAGGATTACACGGTCGAAATCGACGGCGAGGAGTACACGCCCGAGCAGATTTCGGCGATGACCCTCCAGAAAATCAAGCGCGACGCCGAGGAGTACCTCGGCGACGACGTGGAGAAGGCGGTCATCACGGTCCCCGCCTACTTCAACGACAAACAGCGCCAAGCGACCAAGGACGCCGGTGAAATCGCCGGGTTCGAGGTCGAGCGCATTGTCAACGAACCCACTGCGGCGTCGATGGCGTACGGGCTTGACGACGAGTCCGACCAGACCGTCCTCGTCTACGACCTCGGCGGGGGCACCTTCGACGTGTCCATCCTCGACCTCGGCGGCGGCGTCTACGAAGTCGTCGCCACGAACGGTGACAACGACCTCGGGGGCGACGACTGGGACGAGGCCATCATCGACTACCTCGCCGACGAGTTCGAGAACGACCACAACATCGACCTCCGCGAGGACCGTCAGGCCCTCCAGCGCCTGAAGGACGCCGCGGAAGAGGCCAAAATCGAACTCTCCTCCCGGAAAGAGGCCGACATCAACCTCCCGTTCATCACCGCGACCGACGAGGGGCCGGTCCACCTCGAAGACAGCATCACTCGCGCGAAGTTCGAGAGCCTGACCTCGGACCTCATCGAGCGCACGGTCGGCCCGACCGAGCAGGCCCTCGAAGACGCGGGCTACTCGAAGTCGGACATCGACGAGGTGATTCTGGTCGGCGGTTCGACCCGGATGCCCCAAGTCCAAGAGAAGGTCGAGGAGATGACCGGCCAAGAACCGAAGAAGAACGTCAACCCCGACGAGGCCGTCGCGCTCGGCGCGGCGATTCAGGGCGGCGTCCTCTCGGGCGACGTGGACGACATCGTGTTGCTCGACGTGACTCCCCTCTCGCTCGGTATCGAGGTCAAGGGCGGTCTCTTCGAGCGACTCATCGACAAGAACACCACGATTCCGACCGAGGAGTCGAAGGTGTTCACCACCGCCGCGGACAACCAGACTTCGGTGCAGGTCCGCGTGTTCCAAGGCGAGCGCGAAATCGCCGAGGAGAACGAACTGCTCGGCGAGTTCCAACTGACGGGCATCCCGCCCGCACCGGCCGGAACACCCCAAATCGAAGTCGGGTTCAACATCGACGAGAACGGCATCGTCAACGTCACCGCCGAGGACCAAGGGTCGGGTAATCAGGAAGAGATTACCATTGAGGGCGGCGCTGGTCTTTCGGACGACGAAATCGAGCAGATGCAGGAAGAGGCCGAGAAGCACCAAGAAGAAGACCAGAAGCGCCGCGAGCGCATCGAGGCCCGCAACGAGGCCGAGAGCGCCATCCAGCGCGCCGAGACCCTCCTCGAAGAGAACGAGG
It contains:
- a CDS encoding cytochrome c biogenesis CcdA family protein, translating into MTTSEFAGAVAFAASTGVTTFFAPCAFPLLPGYVGYYVSENDDSSGVVPAAAAASGALVALGAIAALAFALGQTVTSVLPLFEPIVGVGLVAFGALTLTGRAPDLRVALPERPDSVAGFGVFGAVYALAAAGCVAPLFLGVVTQALAFSPARGLAVLGAYSGAVAAPLVGVTLLTSAGVETWRDLGRYSGTLERAAAVVMILAGLGQLYLSVVVLEVLP
- a CDS encoding luciferase family protein, with amino-acid sequence MGDQDQRQAARLVDRVIEEVAAWPHVETNEHRFEGREFTLGPREVGHVHRWGIVDVPFTKRLRETLVEEDRTKEHHVVPESGWTTHYIEGDEDVERAIWLLRLSYLYHVNNLKKTPKGAEMFEEIDVAEELEELGVSDEVRAAFERRGVMANL
- a CDS encoding sulfurtransferase gives rise to the protein MNDTDYDTDVLVSADWVEDRLEQFRSDDPEYRLVEVNSPESPDTDFPSRYDEGHAPGAIGMQWDEDLSDQQERDILKKEDFERVVGEAGISDDSTVVFYGDGWIPNWFALFAYWEFKYYGHEDARVLNGGKDYWVNEGYPTTDEVPDFPAQEYRARGPFESIRAYKDDVDKAMDSGLPMVDVRSPEEFSGEVIAPEGMRETAQRGGHIPGASNVPVKQVLNDDGTFKSPDELRRLYADHGVDGEESVITYCRVGERSSIEWFALHELLGFEDVRNYDGSWTEWGNLVRAPIERGDGD
- a CDS encoding rubrerythrin family protein codes for the protein MNPATFSDDVEDAKATQLDRLGSQQALVALTDAELDAETVLRAAARSEHTARETFDGWAESADDADAEDAFAALAEQEGDHYERVVAELDGGFDPDDAVDSVHAHLRNLDSTVERAAGLVGRSLASDRTQLQVVNFFVNEADERRADLFRDLRADTQEAVSVGTDLLGSHCEGEDDWERARETAEGVVRIAYDDYAETLEGMGLDPRPIC
- the dnaK gene encoding molecular chaperone DnaK, whose protein sequence is MASNKILGIDLGTTNSAFAVMEGGDPEIIVNSEGERTTPSVVAFDDGERLVGKPAKNQAVQNPERTIQSIKRHMGEEDYTVEIDGEEYTPEQISAMTLQKIKRDAEEYLGDDVEKAVITVPAYFNDKQRQATKDAGEIAGFEVERIVNEPTAASMAYGLDDESDQTVLVYDLGGGTFDVSILDLGGGVYEVVATNGDNDLGGDDWDEAIIDYLADEFENDHNIDLREDRQALQRLKDAAEEAKIELSSRKEADINLPFITATDEGPVHLEDSITRAKFESLTSDLIERTVGPTEQALEDAGYSKSDIDEVILVGGSTRMPQVQEKVEEMTGQEPKKNVNPDEAVALGAAIQGGVLSGDVDDIVLLDVTPLSLGIEVKGGLFERLIDKNTTIPTEESKVFTTAADNQTSVQVRVFQGEREIAEENELLGEFQLTGIPPAPAGTPQIEVGFNIDENGIVNVTAEDQGSGNQEEITIEGGAGLSDDEIEQMQEEAEKHQEEDQKRRERIEARNEAESAIQRAETLLEENEENVDDDLKDDIESEIESVREVLADEDATKEDLEDATESLSDELQEIGKQMYQQQAQAGAGGAGAGPGGAGPGGAAGAGPGGMGGQAGPGGAGGDDDEYVDADFEDVDDDEE
- a CDS encoding SCO family protein, which produces MDRREFLRTATAVGLAGGVAGCTGVLDSNSNVALGEPDREVDGEKLPYPTWGQKVPDVTLPAPLEDRTVELRSVGKPSVLTFFYSHCKTVCPVLVSTVRNVQTDSLNERYADDVAFFPTTFDPARDDADRLEAYSEKMNVDADAGNWHFLRPESKDRAKAVVQDEFGVAFERTDPEDMDMYMFTHSALTFLVNADGYVERAYRSKSPKAKQIISDLETVRT
- a CDS encoding aminoglycoside N(3)-acetyltransferase, translated to MEERIERTDHPVTPDRIESDLADLGVEPGDTLLVHSSLSSLGWVTAGQPAVVDALMEAVTTEGTLVMPTHSAQYTDPSRWENPPVPDDWEDVIRSERPAYRPEVTPTRSVGAIPECFRTYPDAIRSRHPAYSFAAWGADAEEIVADHSYDDGLGEESPLAAVYDRDGTILMLGTGHDTNTSLHLAEHRADRQQEIATHTTTVLDDDGEKETITLEHLAYDADDFADAGADFEDDHPEAVTRGQVGMADAKLVSQRALVDYGAEWFEQNRE
- a CDS encoding TlpA family protein disulfide reductase — encoded protein: MNRRTLLVALGGLGLTGASAWLLGNDLGSSADLPLRVETMDAQGSEAGEVRLPVENTVTVLDLFATWCSPCKKQMDALDAVHRDFGDEVAMVSVTNERVGGSLSKADIRDWWRTHDGGWTVGLDPDSEIASALGAHGIPYVVVFDADGEVRWQDGGLTDEGVLRKQIADALAER
- a CDS encoding MBL fold metallo-hydrolase; amino-acid sequence: MSDESAETPDAPSVSAEDLHDRIRRGERVTLLDVRNRDEFEAWRITGESVEATQITYAEFMAAKARGDLSAFVADLGLGEPVVAVCPRGEVSATVAADLREQGIDARNLAEGMEGWARVYVPREVPGAPDDTTVLQYDRPASGCLSYLVVSGDEAAVVDPLRAFADRYVADAEARGVDLTVAIDTHVHADHLSGVRRLASEAGARAVLPAGAADRGLAYDATLLGDGDEIRMGEVALTALAAPGHTTELTALRLGDVLFSGDALFTDSFGRPDLERGDEGARDLAGTLYDTLRDRLLALPDETLVAPGHRTPESAPNPDENDTYTAGIAAVRDRLRIPDEKSAFVDRVLDSLPPRPANYEDIIPVNLGRESLDDETAFEMELGPNNCAVAADD
- a CDS encoding DUF5518 domain-containing protein, translating into MKKKTAINISIGAISSLLLVDFPGGALIGGSLAGYLQRGSRKKNIIVGLLTGLVAILLLWIITISNELLQGEIRYWWALVQPLITASLYAIVISPLGGAIGGYVREETSE
- a CDS encoding flavin reductase family protein; protein product: MEIDPDEVPSLYRTLAGAVVPRPIAWVSTTDPDGVDNLAPYSFFNVVAIDPPTVMFAPVDDDGSPEGLKDTPRNVRATGEFVVNVVTESVAEAMNETAATLPAGESEFDRADLTRADSRTVTPPRVAESPVAFECSLSEMVDVGGSTMVLGEVEWVHVADEVTTDGKLDVEKLDAVGRLSGSLYATTADRFSLERPP
- a CDS encoding nucleotide exchange factor GrpE; the protein is MTDEEVTEQVREDAEEQAEDAEAETETEDHLGPTSTKLVAEVATQDANLATELEGHLAQLEADREEARERADELESKLKRKQADFQNYKKRAKKRQEQMKDRATEDLVENLLDVRDNLVRAVEDDHENVESLKEGVEMTLKELDRVFEGENVEAIDPDPGTETDPQRHEVMMQVESDQPEGTVADVYQPGYEMGEKVLRAAQVTVSDGE